The Oryctolagus cuniculus chromosome 13, mOryCun1.1, whole genome shotgun sequence sequence GCCAGGTGAGGAGGGGAAGCTGCTGCTGGCCGCTGGGCGGTGCTGTGGTCGGACCCAAGCCTGGAGGAGACCAGCTGGGTGTGGGCTTGAAAATGGGCTTCGGGGAGTGCGGGAGGAAGTGGGGCGGTTAGGGGACGGCGACCCCAACAGGAGCTGCGGCCGGTGCTGAGGGAGCTCACGTCGGGTGGCTCTGTCCTCTTCTGGAGGtggcttcaggggccagcacGCTGCGGAGGGCCGAGCGAGGGCAAAGCCGACGCTGAGGTTCCCGGGAGCGGGAGAGCTGAGCTCGCACTTCTCCGAGACGGCCGACCGCGAGCCGCTGGGGCCTCACCGGTGTGGCCTGCCTTTCTCTCAGGTGCAATGGCAGCTGGCacagggcggggccgggctcaGTGTGGCTGCAGGAGTGGGATCTGCACTCTGCCCACGAGTCACCGCTGAGCCTGCCCCAGGCACAGGGGCTGCCCGGGCGGTACGACCagggccagatgcctgccctggcGGGGAGCCCCAGGCTCAGGGGACCAGAATCCTGCATCGCAGAAGTTGTGCACCTTCTCCGTGTCCCAGAGATATTGCTAAACAGGAAGCCTTGGAAACAGCCAGGAGCGGAGCTGGGCGGTGTCCACTCCTGGGCCAGACGGAGATGAGAGGGGCCCTGCAGACTCTCCTCCAGCATGGTTTCCCGGGGTGGAgagtatgttatttatttaaaatttttatttattagaaaggtagagtgacagagagacaggtagtgactagaggttttccatccagtggctcactccccaaatggctgccacagctggggctgggccaggccaaaaccaggggccaggaaatcaaccctggtctcccacgtgggtggaaggagcccaaatTCTTGGGGCACCTTATACTGCGTTCCCTGacgcaatggcaggaagctggattagaagcagagcagctgggacttgaccgaACAtcggtgttgcaagtggcagcttaaccctctgcatccCGATGCCGGCCACAGGGGTGGGGGTCTTCATGGTGTCTCTGGGTCTCACTGTGACCCGGAGGGCTGCTCTCACTGTGCTACAGGGCCGGGCACGCTGGGTTCCACACTGGGTGAGGTCCAGCAAAGAGTTCTGTGGTGTTCATGGGTTTTGAATGTCCTGAAACATTCACATAAGTTAGGacaagaagaaacaaataattatttGCTAGATCCACTCTGCACTTGACACTTTACAACGCTCCTGTCGGTGTGGCTTACTGTGCGCTTAGTAGTCATTCGTTTAAATCCAAGCCACGCTGCACCGAGCCCCACTCAGAATTCCCTCCAAACGGACGCAGCCTGGGTGCAGGCTGGGAGCAGCCAGTCCCCGCCGGGGGTGCTTGGGGCCGAGTAGCCCATGCCACATAAGGGACACAGATGCTGGCCAGGCATGGCGTGAAGCCCACTCCCCAGGGCAGGCACCCGGCTGGGGCCCCAGCGGGACCCCATCTCCGACGTGGCCTCCTTCAAGTAGGAGTCGTGTTTGTTGTACGACCCCGCCCCAGGCTTTGTCACACAAGAACGACTTGCTGGTGACTGCCTTTCAGAATGCCATCCAGTTCTGGCCGCGGCTCCGGGACAGGCCAGGTCGAGGTAGTGGGACAGTCGGTGGCACTCGCTGGCCTGCGCATGACCGTGGCCGAGTGCCATTTCACTCTGTCAACCCCATGTGGCTCGTATGGCCGGGCTAACAGGAAGCTCCGAGGGGGTCCGAGTTCCCTAGCCTGCGAGTCGATGCCCTCTTTCGTCTTGGTGCCGAGGGGCTGGACATGAGTGTAGCTGGAGGGGGCGAGGGCCCTTGGGGCTCTGTTGGCACCAGAAATGCAGCCTTGGCTTAGGCCAGCTGCCACTGCTTTTCATTTCGAATAAACCTGCGGAACCTGGAATGGAACAGCAAGGCCACCAGCCCTTGCCACAGGTGGAAAATCAGGGTTTCTAGCGGCAAGCGGTGCGGAGGGGTCGGCGGGCGGGGATGTCCTCCTTCATTGTCAACGGTCAGCTGGGCATCAGTGAACCAGAGCAAGGGCAGGAAGGAAGCCAGCCTCCCACCTGCCCGTCTCCCTCGGGATGAGGCTGCCGTGGGCCGCGCAGAGGACATAAGTGCAGGCCCCTGCGCCCTGGAGCCTGGCGCGGCCCTGGGCATCCGGCCACTGCCGAGCTTCTCGCTCTTGCCCCCGGTGAGAGCTGCCTGGGACCCATGGGCGGCTTCGAAGGCCACCTGTACCCGGGGCTGTCCTTCTTCCTGTACGGGCTCCACCAGGCACGGCTGGTCTCCAGGGCGCTGCTGTGTGACTCCCTGGCCCAGTACCCGCAGCGTGGCACCCAGGGCCGGGGGGCATGGGCAGGGCTGCGGCGCGCGTGCAGTGTGGGCTCACTGAAGATTCTGAGTGCCTGCATCCTCGTGGCCCAGGAGGTGCACAGCATCCCCAGGCAGTTCGTGCTGCTGACCAGGATGTACCACGAGCGAAGCTTCATGTACCGCAAGCAGTGGCAGCACGTCACCCTCTACGCCTCCTTCCTCCTGAGTGGCTGCGTGGACGTggccagccagcacctgctgccgcGCAGGTGCGCCGGGCTGGAGCAGGCGGCCCAGGCCCTGAGCATGTCCATCTTCCTGCCCCTGATGCTGTCACACATGCAGGACACGGAGGGCGTGGAGCTGCGGTCCCACGTGCTGCTCACACAGACCATGCTCCTGCTCACCCTGGTGCTTACCGCAGAGCTGTGGGCCCCCGACGAGCCGCGGCTGTGGGTGCTGAAGGCCTTCCTGTCCACCGTCACGGGCTCCTGGCTGATACAGATGGGCTTCATGCTGTACAGGCCCATCTCGGGCTACAAGTGGATGGACGACGACCAGAGTGACCTCGCCTTCGTCACCACCTCCTTCTGCTGCCACGTGATCTTGGCGGCCGCCCTCATGCTCTGGATCCACGGCTGCTCTTGGGTGTGGTACTGCCACGTCTCTGCCAGCGCCTGGCACCCCAGGGCCCCTGCGGCTCCGGGTGGGTCAGCTGCCTTCCCCGAGTGCCCCACTGGGGGCCCCTGTGGCTCTTCCCGGTTCTGTCTGTGAGCAGCGTGGGGAAGACCCTGAAGGAATCAGAGTGGCGTCGGCCCCAGGCCTtaccctccccctgcagccccccaggCCTGCGCCTTCGCCTCCACACCGCCCCCCGCCCCGAATGTTGGAATAAACAGCTGCCCCCTGCTCTGTCCGCCTGACACTCACCCCCATCCCGCGCACAGAGCAGCGGCTCACCTGGACCCCATGTGGCCTGCTTCTTCCCCCACACTGGGCCAGGGAGGGCGATTGGGGAGTGATCGCAAACCAGGGGTGGCTGGACGCTTAGCCACAGCTGAGGGTCAATGGGAGGAACTGGGAGCACTGGAGCTAAATTACTGGGCACCAAGCCCTGTCCAGCTTCCCtcgcccaggcctggctcagacGCCTCATTAGGACAGAGCCGGGAGGGGCCTGGGCCGTCATCACCCTCTCGCTTCCTTTCACCTTCTACCAGTGTGACAGGCCGTCCTGGCCTGTGCTTTGTTGCAAGTTCATGGTGGCAGGCGAgttgctgctgcccagggctgtggcctCTGCACCTGGGGCTCGGGCAGTCTCGGGTCCTGCAGAGGGGAGGTGCTTGCCTGGCGTTTAGATggggcccaggcagggccagcGTGCAGGGTGCCTGTGCCGTGTCTCCGGCTCCTGCGCCCCTGCCTCGGTGGGGACGTGGGGCAGGCAGCAGCAATGCTGTCCGCTGGAGGCGGGCGAGGCCCCTGGCATGGAAGTGAGCCGAGCCTTGGGCACAGTCCAGCATCCACGCCTCTGCCTATCTGGGTGTTCCCAGCTGTAGTCTCGGGTGTCATCTGTTTCCTCCACACAATCCTGCAGCTCATCCTCCTCTGGCCCGGCTGGACGCGAGCATCCTGCTCGCCCCTGCACTCTGTCCGTGTACAAAGCACAACCAGCCGTGtttccctctgctctcctctttgGATGTTAAGCTGTGTCATGTGCAATTTTTAGGCCTGaaagttgatttttatttttgctattacaATCAGACCTCATCGCAAGGCAAATCTTTGGCCAAACAAGAGAAGGGAGGCGTGCGTGCGGGTTGAGAGCAAAGCCCGCCAGGGCATTAAGATGCCCTCCCCTGCAGATCCGAGCACCGACAGCGCTCCCAGCCCCACACGGGCCCTCAGGCCTGTGCTGTCGTGAGCACTTTTGAAGTCTGCTGAGGACGAACGAACTCGCCTCTTGTCGCAAGTACTGTGTCTCACAACACTTTACTGGGCAAAACCATAACATGACCAAGGGGCCTGTTGAATGCTGGTTGGGGGGGTGGGACCTACTGGGGGCACCAAGGCCCCAGCTTACGGCCAATACAACCACGCAATGCAATCTTAGCCACTCTGGGAAGCGAAACCAACCGCAGACAGATTTCCAGGGGGAAAACTAATTGAGAGCCAATTTGGGGGAGAAAGGTGTTGTCTTGATCTCGTCCACCAGGGGGCAACATCTCCCCATGACCCTGCAGAGGGCAGTGTCCACTGGGTGTGGAGTCCTCGGTTCCCAAGAGAGGGAAGACCAAGGAGAGGGTGGGGGAACGGCAAACGAGCGTGGTCCAGGCATCTGGTGAGCGTCAGGTGGGCCTGTTTCCGTGGAACTTGGATGTGTGGTCACGAGCGAGCAGGCTTCAGTTGATGAGACAGAGACGTGCGTGTGCCTCAAAACCTCCCGGCCCCTCTGTCTACCACCCTTTCCATTTGTGTGAGCCTGGGGCGGGACGGGGAGGGGGGCTGCGTCCCACCGTGGCAGCGCAGAACGGACGCTGGCCCTGGTCCTGCTGCCGCTGCCTGAGGGGGCTcctggcaggggaggagggcacaGTGGGGCAGCCGCAGACGCTGCAGCCGGTGGGTGTGGTCACGGAGACGGCGGCTCTGCCAGTGTGGACATCGGGAGGGCTGGGCCCTCAGCTGCTTAACTGTGTGGACAGgctctgtggggtgggggggggtcgcAGACGTCTGGGGCGGCGTCTGCGGGGTGGGACCCCGTggcccagtgcagggctcctgagCAGGGGCCTGATTCGCGCTTCCCGGGGGAGAGCCAGGCCCCGGTGGCACCGGCAGCCCCGAGGCACACTGGAGGCTCCTTCTCAGGGAGCAGCAGGCTGCGTTCTTGCAGGATCTTCCCGGGACGGGCCCGCCTCCGGAGAAGCCCAGCCTGGTCGCTGTGCCCGGCCTGGTCTAACCACAGCCCACAGCCGGCAGACACCAGGGCCGAGGTGGGCATGCAGGTCCAACTCAAGAACCAGCGCCGCCCGTGTCTGCCTGCGGGTGGCGGCCCTCGGACCAGCACCCAGCGCGGCCTTCTTCAGCAGGGGTTGCGGCTCTGTCTCCCTGGCTCGGTGTGGACAGCCCTTCCCGAAGAGGCAGGGCCATTCTAGAACCAACCGGAACTCTCAGGAAGTGTGCGGCCCGCGCTGGCAGATGAGCGCGGTGACTGgtaagagcaggaggaagaggcgcCGTGGCCTCGGCTCCCCGGGGCGCACTCAGCCTGCAGGCATGCAGGACAGCCTCCTGCGCTGGCCTCAGCTTTCACACGGCCCTGGCCTCACCACGCACGCGGCGTGACGGGAGCTCCAcggtcacagctgctcctccccGACACCTTCCCCACGAGCCAGGCCGCTCATGTCCGCTCCCCCCGCCACAAGCCATACTGCCCCTCCTCACAGCCTGCGAGCCCACCCCACAGGCCACGCTGCCCCTCACAGCCCGGGAggcccacctccctgccccccccacaggccacgctgcccctccccacagcctgggAGCCCCCCCCCACAGGCCACACTGCCCCTCCTCACAGCCTGGGAGcccacccccctgcccccccccccaggccacgCTGCCCCTCACAGCCCGGGAggcccacctccctgccccccccccaggccacaCTGTCCCTCCCCACAGCCTGGGAGCCTCGATGGCTAAGTGACAGGTGCATAGGGCGTGGCCTTTGTCCTCAGAGCTTCCCCCGGGATGAGCAGAGAGGATCCGGGTCTGATGAGAAGCCACGTGCCCTTCAGAGCATGCCGTTCGGGGCTCTCAGGCTGTGGGTGAAGAACTAAAGTGACTccactttaaaacaataaaaagcagcctccatttccatggcagacccgagtccttgtaaaagcagcaTTCAGGCGTTCCAGAGGTATCAAAGCtcaccagggacagctagctcggtaGGCCAAGGACAGCACAGCAGAGATCgctaaacaaagtaactccctgcgcCCAAGTGCCCAGAGCGCCTGCTGTAactccctgcgcccagagctcCCGTGCTGTGAGCCCCCGCTGTGACTCCCTGCGACCAAAACTTCCTGCCGTGAGCCCCCGCTGTgactccctgcgcccagagctcCCGTGCCGTGAGCCCCCCTGTGACTCCCTGCGACCAAAACTTCCTGCCGTGAGCCCCCGCTgtggctccctgcacccagagCTCCCGTGCTGTGAGCCCCCCTGTGACTCCCTGCGCCAGAGCTCCCGTGCTGTGAGCCCCCCTGTGACTCCCTGTGCCCAAGTGCCCAGAGCTCCCGTGCTGTGAGCCCCCCTGTgactccctgcgcccagagctcCCGTGCCGTGAGCCCCCGCTGAGACTCCCTGCACCCAGAACTCCCGTGCCGTGAGCCCCCGCTGTgactccctgcgcccagagctcCCGTGCCGTGAGCGCCCCCTGTGactccctgtgcccagagctcccGTGCCGTGAGCCCCCGCTGTGACTCCTGTGCCCAGAGCTCCCGTGCCGTGAGCCCCCGCTGTGACTCCTGTGCCCAGAGCTCCCGTGCCGTGAGCCCCCGCTGTgactccctgcgcccagagctcCCGTGCCGTGAGCCCCCGCTGTgactccctgcgcccagagctcCCGTGCCGTGAGCCCCCCTGTGACTCCCTGTGCCCAGAACTCCCATGCCGTGAGCCCCCGCTGTGACTCCCTGTGCCCAGAACTCCCGTGCCGTGAGCCCCCCTGTGACTCCCTGTGCCCAGAACTCCCGTGCCGTGAGCCCCCCTGTGactccctgtgcccagagctcccGTGCCGTGAGCCCCCGCTGTGACTCCCTGTGCCCAGAACTCCCATGCCGTGAGCCCCCGCTGTGACTCCTGTGCCCAGAGCTCCCGTGCCGTGAGCCCCCCTGTGactccctgtgcccagagctcccGTGCTGTGAGCCCCCGCTGTGACTCCCTGCACCCAGAGCTCCCGTGCCGTGAGCCCCCGCTGTGactccctgtgcccagagctcccGTGCTTATGTAACTCTTCCTGCAGATGtagcctttttttcctttaaaaaactctcccaaacaaagaccgGGGCCTCGCTCCTTCCTCCGCTGCgccggttggttggatggggtccctgtcgcggcttgtactcccgaataaaccttgcttttgcacttcggtgtgatcgactctctgggggtctctaacgatctgggcacaacaaCTATTTTTTGGTGCCCAACGTGGGTTCTGGTGACGCCACGAGTGCGGCCTTGCTCATTCACAGGCCCCGCGGGCGCTGTGTGAAGCCATGCAGAAGCTGCCTCGGGCAGAGAGCAAGGAGACTGGGGCCGGATTTCCAGAGTCTGGCACCAGGCACGGGACCATGGGCACCGCCTAGGAGCGGGGGAGCCAGAAGTTCAGGGGCCGGGAGCCACGTGGGACAGACTTACCCTTGGCAGGGGGCCGCCCAGAAGTGAGGGGCCATGTGGCGGAATCTGGACCCTCGGGGCGTGGCTGTGTGGTCACAAGGGCCGGGTTCTGTGAGCCGGGGCTCCGTGGCCCTGGCCAGTCAGTGCCGGGGGCCTCACCATGAGCCACGCAGGTGAGTGTCTTCCCTCACGCTCCCTCCTCCtgacctgctgccccctgccctcagGATGGGACGGCCTCATTGAGGAGGGGGTCCCCAGTCAGAGGGGGCCTCGGGTCCCGTGGGCTGGACGACCCGCAGGACGATGCTGGTGGGGTCGGGGGTCCAGTCCTGCTGTTCTGGTGTGGAGTGAGTGCTGTGTGAAGACAGAGCAGGAGCGAGGTGTGGGGCGGAGGGGAAGGGGCCGGCCGAGCGGGGCCCGCAGCCACGGGAGCCTTCCCACGCTCAGGGTCTCGTGAGAGACGAGCTGGCCCCGGCCGGGCTCCAGG is a genomic window containing:
- the LOC127489470 gene encoding transmembrane epididymal protein 1A, translating into MGGFEGHLYPGLSFFLYGLHQARLVSRALLCDSLAQYPQRGTQGRGAWAGLRRACSVGSLKILSACILVAQEVHSIPRQFVLLTRMYHERSFMYRKQWQHVTLYASFLLSGCVDVASQHLLPRRCAGLEQAAQALSMSIFLPLMLSHMQDTEGVELRSHVLLTQTMLLLTLVLTAELWAPDEPRLWVLKAFLSTVTGSWLIQMGFMLYRPISGYKWMDDDQSDLAFVTTSFCCHVILAAALMLWIHGCSWVWYCHVSASAWHPRAPAAPGGSAAFPECPTGGPCGSSRFCL